One Prunus dulcis chromosome 8, ALMONDv2, whole genome shotgun sequence DNA window includes the following coding sequences:
- the LOC117638483 gene encoding putative disease resistance RPP13-like protein 1: MVAVAEVFLGALLRFLLDRLLTPLNFLADGVGKKLKKWSEMLSSIELVLRDAEKKQLTSSAVELWLDDLKDLAYDIEDILDKFYTEMLRRKLDEQRGATTSKVRSLIPRFEVQFNMNFEIKEITNRLQAISERKDKLGLSLDGIGSSSTKPWPRPPSSCVLNGVPVVGRDSDKAKIVELLSRNYEPNAINFQVVAIVGMPGIGKTTLAQFVFNEDDVLKQFDLKAWVSVSDEFDVVSVTKAILESVTSGRCDLEEFSNIQNNLSKALAGKKFLIVLDDVWNTCDYNLWTMLQSPFCVGASGSKIIVTTRDAEVPRMMRSNEVHNLSGISNGDCRKVFMQHAFFNIEESSRPTKYELLQEKIVAKCCGLPLAARTLGGLLGCKEINEWEEILNNKLWFLSDKSGILPVLEISYHYLPSTLKRCFAYCSILPNDYEFGETQLILLWMAEDLIQKPEENKQLEDVGREYFQEFVSRSLFRKSSKQDSRYVMHHLISDLAQRVSGETCLRLEDILDGRWSPKTRHLSYTAGKYDGVKRFEAFAKAKVLRTFLPLSISQDPCNYLTCRVTFELLPKLQYIRVLSLNGYRLIKLPNSIGELKLLRYLDLSHTEITSLPRSISTLCNLQTLILENCYSLKALPANMKNLINLRHLNNSNTPSLQGMPAQLGQLTNLKTLSNFVVSEGRESSIREVEPLLHLQGTLRLSRLQNVNDIEDVKRADLISKAGLDVLLLEWNGLGEKESNVLDMLQPHRKLKVLSIKGYGGLEFSKWIGHPLLSSLTTVCLEGCNHCCLLPSLGQLPSLKKLSIKRLCAVEVVGLEFYGKPRLPFPLLEILEFEDMKHWREWFPYEQDQDQGIRVFPCLKMLSISKCPKLEGRLPENLDSLSKLVIYGCEQLVISISDYKQLQKLDIDDCKRVVHIKVQLELLEALQLSSIAEFKLQIKDFMGGLPKLNDMVISGCDELTSLWQNEDKLLHNLISLRCLVIGDNPHPHLVQNLVSLQELHIYDCPSLISFQEFLLPPFVKEIKIERCSSLVYFARYRIPPNLRRMDIMLCENLKSLLEEEEVKGSSSSSSPYLVKEEESCLEYLSIEDCPLLTSLSFEDHLPRMLKHLRISDCEQLETITNRFKHNTCLEEIKISLCKNLKCLPEGLCYLTNLQELGIYDCASLVSFPEGGLPQSAAYLREIDISYCNKLEALPKGIHDLNSLQILSISCCEGFTQFLEDGFPPNLIQLTIYNLKSCKALLDLGLHRLTSLRELEIRGKDPDVLFFPPEKEMQRLSTPQLSSIFSHRGVS, translated from the exons ATGGTAGCAGTGGCAGAGGTCTTTCTTGGGGCACTCCTTCGGTTTCTGCTGGACAGGTTATTGACTCCACTCAACTTCCTCGCGGACGGTGTTGGCAAAAAACTGAAGAAATGGAGTGAAATGTTGTCTTCAATTGAACTGGTGCTTCGTGATGCAGAGAAGAAGCAACTAACGAGCAGTGCAGTGGAGCTGTGGCTGGATGATCTCAAGGACTTGGCTTATGATATCGAAGACATCCTCGACAAGTTTTATACTGAGATGTTACGGCGCAAGTTGGACGAACAACGTGGGGCTACAACAAGTAAGGTACGAAGTCTAATTCCTAGATTTGAAGTCCAATTTAATATGAACTTCGAAATAAAGGAGATTACCAATCGGCTACAAGCCATATCTGAACGAAAAGATAAACTTGGGTTAAGTTTAGATGGTATTGGATCTTCCTCCACTAAGCCTTGGCCAAGGCCACCAAGTTCATGTGTTCTGAATGGCGTGCCTGTTGTTGGAAGAGATAGTGACAAAGCAAAGATTGTTGAATTGTTGTCAAGAAACTATGAGCCTAATGCTATCAATTTTCAAGTAGTTGCCATTGTTGGCATGCCTGGAATTGGAAAAACAACACTGGCTCAATTTGTATTCAATGAGGATGATGTCCTGAAACAGTTTGATCTTAAGGCATGGGTATCCGTGTCTGATGAATTCGACGTTGTAAGTGTAACAAAGGCAATTCTTGAATCAGTCACGTCCGGACGCTGTGATTTGGAGGAATTCAGTAACATTCAGAACAATTTGAGCAAAGCATTGGCAGGAAAAAAGTTTCTGATTGTTTTAGATGATGTCTGGAATACATGTGACTATAATCTATGGACAATGCTGCAATCCCCCTTTTGTGTTGGAGCATCGGGAAGTAAGATAATCGTGACAACACGTGATGCAGAAGTTCCAAGAATGATGAGATCCAATGAAGTTCACAATTTGAGCGGTATATCAAATGGTGATTGCAGGAAAGTATTTATGCAACATGcattttttaatattgaaGAAAGCTCCAGACCAACGAAGTATGAATTACTTCAGGAGAAAATTGTTGCAAAATGTTGTGGGTTGCCTTTGGCTGCAAGGACTCTTGGTGGTCTTTTAGGTtgtaaagaaataaatgaatGGGAGGAAATATTGAACAACAAATTGTGGTTTCTATCTGATAAAAGTGGAATTCTCCCAGTATTGGAAATTAGCTACCATTATCTCCCTTCAACTTTGAAAAGGTGTTTTGCCTATTGCTCAATACTTCCAAATGACTATGAATTTGGGGAGACACAGTTGATCCTTCTATGGATGGCAGAAGATTTGATTCAGAAAccagaagaaaataaacaattgGAAGACGTAGGCCGTGAGTATTTTCAAGAGTTTGTGTCTAGGTCCTTATTTCGAAAATCAAGCAAACAAGATTCAAGATATGTAATGCATCACCTCATTAGTGATTTGGCACAAAGGGTTTCCGGAGAAACCTGTTTAAGATTGGAGGATATCTTGGATGGTAGATGGTCTCCGAAGACTCGTCATTTGTCTTACACTGCTGGTAAATATGATGGAGTCAAAAGATTTGAGGCGTTTGCTAAAGCAAAAGTTTTGCGGACTTTTCTACCACTTTCAATTTCACAGGATCCATGTAATTATTTGACTTGTAGGGTTACTTTTGAGTTACTGCCAAAGTTGCAATACATACGAGTGCTCTCTTTGAATGGTTATCGATTAATCAAGCTGCCGAATTCAATTGGTGAGTTGAAGCTTCTCCGATACCTAGATCTTTCTCACACGGAAATAACGAGTTTGCCTCGTTCAATAAGCACACTTTGCAACTTACAAACGTTGATATTGGAGAATTGTTATAGTTTGAAGGCACTACCTGCAAACATGAAGAACCTAATTAATCTGCGTCATCTCAACAATTCAAACACACCTTCATTGCAAGGAATGCCTGCACAACTAGGTCAACTGACGAATTTGAAAACATTGAGTAATTTTGTGGTGAGCGAAGGTAGGGAGTCGAGTATAAGAGAGGTAGAGCCCCTATTGCATCTCCAGGGGACATTGCGCCTCTCAAGATTGCAGAATGTGAATGACATTGAGGATGTGAAGAGGGCGGACTTAATTAGCAAGGCTGGGCTTGATGTATTGCTACTAGAATGGAATGGCTTAGGAGAAAAGGAATCCAACGTGCTCGACATGTTACAACCTCATAGGAAGCTCAAAGTGCTCAGCATCAAGGGATATGGTGGTttggaattttcaaaatggatTGGACATCCTTTACTCTCTAGCTTGACAACGGTGTGCTTAGAGGGTTGTAACCATTGCTGTCTGTTGCCATCACTTGGACAATTGCCATCTCTCAAAAAGCTTTCTATAAAAAGATTGTGTGCAGTGGAAGTAGTGGGTCTTGAGTTCTATGGAAAGCCAAGATTGCCTTTTCCACTGTTAGAGATCCTTGAGTTTGAGGATATGAAACATTGGAGGGAGTGGTTTCCATACGAACAAGATCAAGATCAAGGAATTAGAGTTTTCCCTTGCCTGAAAATGCTTTCCATATCCAAATGCCCCAAATTGGAGGGCAGGTTACCCGAGAACCTTGATTCACTGTCAAAGCTTGTGATTTATGGATGTGAGCAGTTGGTGATTTCAATTTCTGACTATAAACAACTTCAGAAATTAGATATTGATGATTGCAAAAGGGTGGTCCATATAAAAGTTCAGCTTGAATTATTGGAGGCCTTGCAGCTTTCAAGTATTGCAGAGTTCAAACTCCAAATAAAGGATTTCATGGGAGGATTACCAAAGCTTAATGATATGGTCATTAGCGGTTGTGATGAGCTCACATCTTTATGGCAGAATGAAGATAAATTGCTCCATAACCTGATTTCTCTTCGTTGTTTGGTTATTGGAGACAACCCTCATCCCCATCTTGTTCAAAATCTTGTCTCACTCCAAGAGCTTCACATATATGACTGCCCAAGTCTGATTTCTTTTCAAGAGTTTCTTTTGCCACCTTTTgtcaaggaaataaaaattgagCGGTGCAGTTCTCTTGTGTATTTTGCAAGATACCGGATACCTCCAAATCTAAGAAGAATGGATATTATGTTATGCGAAAATTTGAAATCACTGCTGGAGGAAGAGGAGGTAAAGGGTTCTTCGTCATCCTCTTCTCCTTACCTGGTGAAAGAAGAGGAATCTTGTCTTGAGTACTTGAGTATAGAGGATTGTCCATTGCTGACGTCCTTATCATTCGAAGACCATCTTCCCAGGATGCTTAAACATCTTCGCATAAGCGATTGTGAACAGCTAGAGACAATAACCAATAGGTTCAAGCATAACACTTGCCTTGAAGAAATTAAGATCTCGCTTTGTAAAAATCTCAAGTGTTTACCGGAAGGCCTATGCTACCTCACCAATCTTCAAGAGTTAGGTATTTATGACTGTGCAAGTCTTGTTTCCTTCCCCGAAGGAGGGTTGCCACAAAGCGCTGCCTACCTAAGAGAGATCGACATCAGCTACTGCAACAAATTGGAGGCACTACCCAAAGGCATACATGACCTCAACTCTCTTCAGATATTGAGCATTTCTTGTTGCGAAGGTTTCACGCAGTTTCTAGAAGATGGTTTTCCCCCTAACTTAATACAGCTTACAATTTATAATCTCAAGAGCTGTAAGGCACTCTTGGACTTGGGGTTGCACAGGCTCACCTCTCTTAGAGAACTGGAAATTCGTGGCAAAGACCCAGACGTGTTGTTCTTCCCTCCTGAGAAAGAGATG CAACGGCTTTCAACTCCTCAACTGTCTTCAATCTTTTCACATCGAGGGGTGTCCTAA
- the LOC117638482 gene encoding TMV resistance protein N-like has translation MASSSSSSSSNPPPQKYDVFISFRGADTRDTFTSHLKAALGRKKIETYMDDKLGMGDKIGPALLQAIEKSKVSLIVFSKNYAFSTWCLDELAHISECKKRYGQIVIPIFYGIDPSQVRKQQDSYAVAFAQLEERFEDNMDKVLMWRNALKEAADMSGFDNSKRTGTEADLIEKIAEDVLTKLNRASSSDVKDLDQFYSRKIEEIESLLCLNSPDVCTVCIYVGIWGKSWLATLGDVLFHRLSCQFEATCFLADVKGVSKSHGPKHLRNLLLRDILKEKDLSIDTKNVSPFIQERLSRTKVLIILDDVNDSSQSEYQACAGRLKFGPGSRIIITTRDRSLHKKTVHHDKIYKFGHKDGLISWALKSGVSARDDGCILKRTLLHIGARGVN, from the exons atggcttcttcttcttcttcttcttcttctaatcCCCCTCCACAAAAGTACGATGTGTTTATAAGTTTCAGAGGTGCAGATACCCGGGACACTTTTACCAGCCATCTCAAAGCTGCTTTAGGTCGCAAGAAAATTGAGACCTACATGGATGACAAACTTGGGATGGGGGACAAAATTGGACCTGCCCTCTTGCAAGCGATCGAGAAATCAAAGGTTTCGTTAATCGTTTTCTCGAAAAACTATGCCTTTTCCACGTGGTGTTTGGATGAACTTGCGCACATATCGGAATGCAAAAAAAGATACGGACAAATTGTCATACCCATTTTTTATGGCATAGATCCATCACAGGTACGGAAACAACAGGATAGTTATGCAGTTGCATTTGCTCAACTTGAAGAACGTTTCGAGGACAACATGGACAAAGTGCTCAtgtggagaaatgccttgaaGGAAGCAGCCGATATGTCTGGCTTCGATAATTCAAAAAGAACAGG GACGGAGGCTGATTTGATTGAGAAAATTGCCGAAGATGTTTTGACCAAACTGAATCGTGCATCGTCAAGTGATGTAAAGGACCTGGATCAATTTTATTCAAGGAAAATTGAGGAAATTGAATCGTTATTATGCCTTAATTCACCAGATGTTTGCACTGTATGCATTTATGTAGGCATTTGGGGCAAGAGTTGGCTGGCCACCCTTGGGGATGTTTTGTTTCACCGGCTGTCTTGTCAATTTGAAGCTACTTGTTTCCTTGCAGATGTTAAGGGGGTGTCAAAAAGTCATGGACCGAAGCACTTGAGAAATCTACTTCTTCGTGATAtattaaaggaaaaagatcTAAGTATCGACACTAAAAATGTATCTCCGTTTATTCAAGAAAGGCTCAGCCGTACAAAGGTCCTCATTATTCTTGATGATGTGAATGATTCAAGCCAGAGCGAATATCAAGCATGTGCTGGTCGTCTTAAGTTTGGCCCTGGAAGTAGAATCATTATAACAACTAGAGATAGGAGTCTACATAAGAAAACTGTTCATCATGATAAGATTTACAAGTTTGGTCATAAGGACGGATTGATTTCATGGGCATTGAAGAGTGGTGTTTCCGCAAGAGATGATGGCTGCATCCTTAAACGCACTCTACTCCACATAGGGGCAAGAGGGGTCAATTGA